A region from the Drosophila ananassae strain 14024-0371.13 chromosome 2L, ASM1763931v2, whole genome shotgun sequence genome encodes:
- the LOC6501143 gene encoding uncharacterized protein LOC6501143 produces MNASLSSESEFITIDDDDDEIIVCSDDEFDLLNENEYDIGDTSFITAAEDMSEISEDSSRIGDEVQGLYDFISQQDNRNQESSINAEDNLAFILPLPGFENLRPGPTLGEHFSYDAMHIATQLLEAAARQLEPHLVVDESTVRSIAHGLSMAIGNTSSDGTVGEGRIGEGRLVASILINSQTGVILAYAVAQLVPFAVIDIATGVVLGTMLHHVTRGFAVDERSRSSVTNATGRPLLNANMVPEE; encoded by the exons ATGAACGCTTCTCTTAGTTCCGAGTCGGAATTCATCACcattgatgatgatgatgacgaaaTAATTGTCTGCAGCGATGATGAATTTGAtcttttaaatgaaaatgaatatGATATTGGGGATACCAGCTTCATTACTGCCGCCGAGGACATGTCAGAGATATCGGAGGATTCCAGTCGGATCGGCGATGAGGTACAGGGCCTATACGACTTTATTTCCCAACAAGATAATCGTAATCAGGAATCTTCGATAAACGCGGAGGATAATCTG GCTTTTATACTGCCGCTTCCCGGCTTCGAGAACCTCCGTCCTGGCCCAACTCTTGGCGAACACTTCTCCTACGATGCCATGCACATTGCCACACAGCTCCTCGAGGCGGCAGCTAGGCAGTTGGAGCCCCACTTGGTCGTGGACGAGTCCACAGTACGATCCATTGCCCATGGTCTTAGCATGGCTATCGGAAACACATCCAGCGATGGAACTGTAGGAGAAGGCCGGATTGGCGAGGGTCGGCTGGTGGCCAGTATCCTTATTAACAGCCAGACCGGCGTGATTTTGGCCTATGCGGTTGCTCAGCTAGTGCCGTTTGCTGTCATCGACATCGCCACTGGGGTTGTACTGGGCACGATGCTCCATCACGTGACCCGGGGCTTTGCTGTCGATGAAAGAAGTCGCTCTTCTGTGACTAACGCTACAGGACGGCCACTCTTGAATGCTAACATGGTACCGGAAGAATAA